Part of the Candidatus Hydrogenedentota bacterium genome is shown below.
CGCACACGGCCCGTATCGCCTGTCTGCGCGCGCCATTGCCGGTTTCCAGGCGTTCATCATCGCCGCCGGAGTGCTCGTCAGCATCCCGGCCGAGTGGCGCTTCGCCAACACGTTCCTCCTCAGCGCTTACGGCGTATACCTCGGCGGGAGTCTGCTTCTTTTCGGCATGCTGCGTTGCCGGTCCGGCATGGGCCGCAAGAAGCGGCGGGATGCGGCAGATTGACCTGCAACGCGCGTCTCCTGCTATGATGAATGGGCGGGGGCGCGATCCTGTGCCGGGGGAGGCGGGGGCTGTTTCGGTAGCAGGTTCGTCTGGTCCCCGCGGGCGCACAGAAGGAGGGCGGCGCACATGGGTTCGGACCGCGTGATGCTGATGATCGGCAGGCTCGAAATCCTCACGCGCGAGGCGGAACGGCTCGCTTCGCACAATCCCAGCGTGGGCAACATGCCGCAGGGCGGCATACGTTCCATGTTTGTTTCGGACGACGACCGCGCCGACGATGCGCGGTTCGAATCGCTGCTGTCCGAGGCGTCCGGCATCATCTACAGTATCGGGGACGTGTTTCAGGCCTACGGCATCAGCGTGGAAGACGCCCGCGTGTCCGAGGCCTTCTACGACGTCCGCTCCGCGCGCGACGCCGTCAGCGCCATGCGCCGCGCCATCGGCGCGCTGCGCGCCAAGGCGATGCTGCTGCCGTGACGGAAACCGCGGGGTCTCAGGAAGCGATTGAGGGGTAGGAACAGTGCCAAAACGCCGCGCAGTCATCGTGGGAGTCAACGGACACGAAGGCTGGGACTTCATGCCGCTGAAGTATGCGGTGCAGGACGCAAGCCGGATGCACGCGCTGCTCCAGCGGATTGATGAGACCAGCCCGTTCGATGATATTGAATTGCTGCTGGACCCCTCGGACCATGCAGTCCGTCAAGCGGTTATCCGCGCCGTGAAAGGGAACAAGCCGGGCCGGGCCCTGGGTCCGGGCGACCTGTTCGTATTCTATTTTTCCGGCCATGGCAAGCGCGAGCGGGGCGGCAAATACCTGATGCTGTGTCCTCAGGCGGAACGGACGGTGCTCGAGTCGCAAGACACGAACGGTACGGTTACGGATGCGTTCCTGAAGAACATCGTGGCGGAAGGGTCGTTCGACTGCCTTCTCGTCTATGACGCGTGCAGAAGCGTGCTTGAGGTTCCGGCGCAGGGCATGAAGGACGGGGCTCCGGCCAAGAGGCTGATGGACGGCGAGCGAAACCTGAAAGACACGGTGGCGGCGCGCAAGACCAAGGGCAAGGGCGTCTGCGCGACGGTCTATTCCTGCCGCGACGGCGAGCAGGCGTGTGAACTGGAGAAGCTGAAGGGGGGACTCTTCACCTGTTCGTTCGAGGCGGTGGTCCGGCGCCGGCTCAGCGCGGGCGACCGGGTGCATATCGACAATGACCTCGTTCTGAAAGAAGTATTCGCGCAAATGAAGAGCTATGGAGGCGCTGAGGCACACGCGCCGGGTTTCCACTGCGAAGGCGGCGACGGGATTGTCCTTGCGGAGGGCGCGCAGTCGGACAGCCGATTCAAGCCGGCGGCCCCGGTTTCGGGCCGGGTGGTGGTGCTGGAGCCGCCGCGCCTGCACATCACGACGCGTCCTTCGGGCGCGCGGGTCTGGGTGGATGGCAAGTTCCAGGGGGCTGCTCCGGCGGCCGTGGCACTCGATGCGGGCCAGCACGCCGTGCGCGTGGAACAAGAAGGTTATGCGGCCTGGGGGCGGCGCATTCAGTTCGACGGGCAGGGCGACGCGTCGCTGGAAGTCGCGCTCGTGGCGCTGCCGCAGGAGCCGGAGCCGGGCGAGGTGCGGGTGTTCGAGGGGGGCGAGTTTGCGTGGATACCGCCGGGGACCTTCGAGATGGGCTCGAAGCTGAGCCCGGAGCGGGTCATCGCTACGTACGGCGGCAAGGCGGAGTGGAAGCGGTTTCACGAACGCGAACACCCTCGGCATACGGTGACGCTGACGCGGGGATTCTGGCTGGCGACGAAGGAGGTGACGGTGGGGGAGTTCCGGGCCTTCGCGGACGCGGCGGGCTACCAGACGGACGCCGAGAAAGGCGGCTCGGGCTGGACTTACGGCCTCGAAAAAGGTGAATTGCAGGATACGAAGGGCGCGTCGTGGCGGAATCCGGGCTGGGCCTTGGAGGACCGTCAGCCGGTGGTGCTGGTGAGTTGGAAAGATGCGGTGGCGTATTGCGAGTGGCTGAGCCGGAAGACGGGGGAGACGTACCGGCTGCCGACGGAGGCGCAGTGGGAGTATGCGTGCCGCGCGGGGACGGATACGGAGTTCTGGTGGGGCGACCGGATGGAGGACGGCCGGGGCTGCCTGAACGGCGCGGACGAGACGCAGCTGCCGAATGGCCGCCAGTGGACCCCCCGTTTCCCCTTTGCCGATGGGTACTGGAATGTGTCGCCGGTGGGGAGTTTCAAGGCGAACCACTGGGGTCTGTACGACATGCACGGGAACGTATGGGAATGGTGCTCCGACTGGTATGGGGATTATCCGTCCGGCTCCGTGACGGACCCTTCAGGCCCGCCGTCGGGCAAGTACCGGGTGGTGCGTGGCGGCTCGTGGGGCGACCTTCCCGGACTCTGCCGTTCGGCGGCTCGCTACGGCGTCGCCCCGGGCCTCCGCAGCGCGGACTCCGGGTTGCGATTGTTGCGGACTCCGTAACCCTGTGTACTGTAGCCCTGTTGCCCTGTGCTCTTTTGCTCTTTACACTCCGTGGCACGGGCGTCCCGCCCGTGCGGGTCCATGACAGGGGTTTAGGAGCATGGTCCCCGCTTTCGCGGGGATGATGCCCATGCCACGGGGTGTGACTCCCGCTACGGGGCGGCCGCGTTATGCGGCCACTACGTCGGCCGCGACGAGGCCGT
Proteins encoded:
- a CDS encoding SUMF1/EgtB/PvdO family nonheme iron enzyme — protein: MPKRRAVIVGVNGHEGWDFMPLKYAVQDASRMHALLQRIDETSPFDDIELLLDPSDHAVRQAVIRAVKGNKPGRALGPGDLFVFYFSGHGKRERGGKYLMLCPQAERTVLESQDTNGTVTDAFLKNIVAEGSFDCLLVYDACRSVLEVPAQGMKDGAPAKRLMDGERNLKDTVAARKTKGKGVCATVYSCRDGEQACELEKLKGGLFTCSFEAVVRRRLSAGDRVHIDNDLVLKEVFAQMKSYGGAEAHAPGFHCEGGDGIVLAEGAQSDSRFKPAAPVSGRVVVLEPPRLHITTRPSGARVWVDGKFQGAAPAAVALDAGQHAVRVEQEGYAAWGRRIQFDGQGDASLEVALVALPQEPEPGEVRVFEGGEFAWIPPGTFEMGSKLSPERVIATYGGKAEWKRFHEREHPRHTVTLTRGFWLATKEVTVGEFRAFADAAGYQTDAEKGGSGWTYGLEKGELQDTKGASWRNPGWALEDRQPVVLVSWKDAVAYCEWLSRKTGETYRLPTEAQWEYACRAGTDTEFWWGDRMEDGRGCLNGADETQLPNGRQWTPRFPFADGYWNVSPVGSFKANHWGLYDMHGNVWEWCSDWYGDYPSGSVTDPSGPPSGKYRVVRGGSWGDLPGLCRSAARYGVAPGLRSADSGLRLLRTP